A genomic window from Shewanella vesiculosa includes:
- a CDS encoding MATE family efflux transporter has product MNNTGFQISRLIKLALPVLIAQVTQTMMGFIDTVMAGRVSAVDMAAVAVGTSLWLPAILFVQGLLMSFTPVFSQHHGANNQQAIPKILFQAGYIAIIGGIGVMFFLASSTYLLDLMHLEPKLHELTVGYIDAILWGAMPFVLYQVLRGCSEGISYTMPTMVIGFIGLAVNIPANYVFIYGGFGIPAMGGAGCGVATALVFWAMLAAMIIYMLVDKTFKELKPFQQFYRPHLASMWSMIKLGMPIALALFFEVSLFAVIALFLAPLGANVVASHQIALNFSSIIFMLPLSIGIAVSIRIGYYLGRGQPEISALVAKVGLGLSLSLAVLTALLTVMFRHEIALLYNDNPEVVALAGSLMMLAAFYQISDSIQVVAAGALRGYKDTRSAFYITLFSYWCVGMTTGYVLGYTDMIRPSMGAHGFWIGLIAGLTSAAILFAIRLKYIQKKGLVFSQIG; this is encoded by the coding sequence ATGAATAATACAGGGTTTCAAATATCACGCTTAATCAAATTGGCGCTGCCAGTGCTGATAGCACAAGTTACACAAACCATGATGGGCTTTATTGATACTGTCATGGCTGGTCGCGTCAGTGCCGTCGATATGGCTGCTGTTGCGGTAGGAACCAGTCTTTGGTTACCGGCAATCTTATTCGTTCAAGGTTTATTAATGTCTTTTACGCCTGTCTTTTCTCAACATCATGGGGCGAATAATCAGCAAGCCATTCCCAAAATACTGTTTCAGGCAGGATATATTGCCATAATTGGCGGTATTGGTGTGATGTTCTTTCTTGCATCTTCTACTTATTTACTCGATTTAATGCATTTAGAACCTAAACTGCATGAATTAACGGTTGGATATATAGATGCTATTTTATGGGGCGCTATGCCGTTTGTCTTGTATCAAGTGCTTCGTGGTTGCAGTGAGGGGATCTCTTATACAATGCCAACCATGGTTATCGGGTTTATTGGATTAGCCGTCAATATACCGGCCAATTATGTGTTTATCTATGGCGGTTTTGGTATTCCTGCAATGGGTGGTGCCGGTTGTGGCGTCGCTACCGCACTGGTGTTTTGGGCAATGCTAGCGGCGATGATTATTTATATGTTGGTTGATAAAACCTTTAAAGAACTTAAACCGTTTCAACAGTTTTATCGTCCGCACTTGGCGAGCATGTGGTCGATGATTAAACTGGGAATGCCAATTGCCTTGGCATTATTTTTTGAAGTGAGTCTATTTGCCGTGATCGCGTTATTTCTTGCCCCATTAGGCGCTAATGTTGTTGCAAGCCACCAAATCGCGCTTAATTTCTCTTCAATCATATTTATGCTGCCACTATCTATTGGTATTGCGGTCTCCATTCGTATTGGTTACTACCTTGGCCGTGGACAACCTGAAATATCGGCTCTTGTGGCCAAAGTAGGATTAGGTTTGTCTTTATCATTAGCCGTGTTAACCGCCCTACTGACAGTGATGTTTAGGCATGAAATAGCCTTGTTATACAATGACAATCCTGAAGTGGTTGCTTTAGCGGGTAGCCTAATGATGTTAGCTGCATTTTATCAAATCTCAGACTCAATCCAAGTTGTCGCAGCTGGTGCACTCAGAGGTTATAAAGATACTCGAAGTGCATTTTACATTACCTTGTTTTCCTATTGGTGTGTTGGTATGACTACCGGATATGTATTGGGCTATACCGATATGATTCGACCATCAATGGGGGCTCATGGATTTTGGATTGGATTAATTGCAGGATTAACATCAGCAGCAATTCTGTTTGCAATTAGGTTAAAGTACATTCAAAAGAAAGGCTTGGTATTTAGCCAAATAGGGTAA
- a CDS encoding PAS domain-containing methyl-accepting chemotaxis protein: MSKEQTFSPSEILLSTTNLNSYIKYANKSFCDISGFSLDEMMGKPHNMVRHPDMPKAAFKDMWSYIQAGNSWMGPVKNKCENGDYYWVNAFVTPIKDKTGKTFEYQSVRTYLDSDVKHRADSVYGKIAAGKAFKQISFSKDSTLWVQIIFIILMALSLSSLFFANSSLWFTLPNLAVSLCGIIIFSSWRTKYSRVVKTAKAVFDNPLMSFIYSGNNDATGIIELALKMRKAELSAVVGRVSDDSEKVTALAQDSSYCGEDVKNILNRQTSETNQVAIAVNQMSSTIQEVARIVSRAAQSSQQGLNSSNKGQEIVTQTVAAIEELSKQLSNVDHSIDRLVKGTKSIEAVLSEISSIADQTNLLALNAAIEAARAGEQGRGFAVVADEVRALAMRSQQSTNEIVQLLGELRGESILAIKAMNSSNEQSEKCVALANATGDSFENITNVVSAIAGLNAQISTAIEEQSVVSEQISRSVVAISDMAKHSEQQSIKSVSMSKELLIRLSDQYNLIIQFKD; encoded by the coding sequence ATGAGTAAAGAACAAACTTTTTCGCCTAGCGAAATTCTCCTTTCTACAACAAATTTGAACAGTTACATAAAGTACGCCAACAAAAGTTTTTGTGATATCTCTGGGTTTTCTTTAGATGAAATGATGGGTAAGCCACATAACATGGTCAGGCACCCTGATATGCCTAAGGCGGCATTCAAAGACATGTGGAGTTATATTCAAGCAGGAAATTCCTGGATGGGACCCGTTAAAAATAAATGTGAAAATGGTGATTACTACTGGGTAAATGCTTTTGTAACACCAATAAAGGACAAAACGGGTAAAACGTTTGAATATCAATCTGTACGTACTTATTTAGACAGTGATGTAAAACATAGAGCAGATTCTGTATACGGAAAAATTGCAGCGGGTAAAGCCTTTAAGCAAATTAGCTTCAGTAAAGACTCAACATTATGGGTGCAAATTATATTCATCATTCTTATGGCGCTATCCTTAAGTTCCTTATTTTTTGCAAACAGTTCATTGTGGTTTACTTTACCAAATTTAGCTGTATCACTCTGTGGAATAATTATTTTTTCCTCATGGAGGACTAAATATTCTCGCGTGGTTAAAACGGCAAAAGCTGTGTTTGATAATCCTCTAATGAGCTTCATATATTCAGGTAATAACGATGCAACCGGCATCATAGAATTAGCTTTAAAAATGCGTAAAGCAGAATTGAGTGCGGTAGTTGGTCGAGTATCTGACGATTCAGAAAAAGTGACAGCCTTGGCGCAGGACTCCTCTTATTGCGGCGAAGACGTTAAAAACATCTTAAATAGACAAACGAGTGAAACCAATCAAGTTGCGATAGCGGTTAATCAAATGTCTTCAACAATACAAGAAGTCGCTCGTATTGTAAGTAGAGCTGCGCAATCTTCCCAGCAAGGTTTAAATAGCAGTAATAAAGGGCAAGAAATTGTTACTCAAACGGTTGCCGCTATTGAGGAGTTATCAAAGCAACTTAGTAATGTAGACCATTCAATAGATCGTTTAGTTAAAGGTACTAAATCAATTGAAGCTGTTCTTAGTGAAATTAGCAGTATTGCAGATCAGACTAATTTACTAGCACTAAATGCGGCTATTGAAGCGGCAAGAGCGGGAGAACAAGGAAGAGGATTTGCGGTTGTAGCCGATGAAGTTAGGGCGCTAGCAATGCGTTCTCAACAATCAACCAATGAGATTGTTCAACTTTTAGGTGAGTTAAGGGGGGAGTCCATTCTAGCCATTAAAGCAATGAATTCAAGTAATGAACAATCGGAAAAATGTGTTGCTTTAGCTAATGCAACTGGTGATTCCTTCGAAAATATTACCAATGTAGTTTCGGCAATAGCTGGTTTAAATGCACAAATTTCAACAGCAATAGAAGAGCAATCGGTCGTATCTGAACAAATAAGTCGAAGCGTTGTCGCCATTAGTGATATGGCAAAGCATAGTGAGCAACAAAGCATTAAATCTGTATCCATGAGTAAAGAGCTGCTTATCAGGTTAAGCGACCAATATAATCTTATTATCCAGTTTAAAGATTGA
- a CDS encoding EAL domain-containing protein produces the protein MAYKIKSEKSSECVLAKKRNMKYIVVFLILALACTFSIFLLYTKSVITLNKSFNNYSRVAQAVSDIRKHTLLSQLSLVDLIYIPNKHGLENIASQNDHYDNQVNRAFDLLGKEFVGDKSRVDTVKRVYLDWLSVREQIIARIRLNEEKSLLLNQLQQNTQNIKKINKQLEFLTNTAESKANNITQTSYNGSLEYLRIELLILVLLASCLLIVFYTFQRYIKNEKQAVSSQLAWSNKLLESSPDAMIISDRDGVISQVNKSAEDLFGYSKSEFVKLNIATLMPKRFVNHHEKIALFFNHSSARMMGLGKTLYALNKQEKEFPVEISLNLAELNNRKVAITVIRDISEKKQNEAKLIHQANYDLLTNLPNRKLINDRLDQAISRANLSNNKFGVLFIDLDHFKKANDLHGHEFGDKLLICIANVLRDLLRVEDTIGRLGGDEYLVIIPDIIHSESLTNIVEKILLAIECIEPIDGKSVQIGASIGISIYPDCGRNCDQLIRNADLAMYDAKKSLGKSSYAYFEDAMFIQTAEYYALEIALQQAYENNEFYLVYQPKFEIKSQNIIGFEALLRWNNFRFSHLVPEDYIPILEKKNLINKVGDFVLKTSLEAIKHWQDLTGKEFHVAVNISPYQMKDPTFSRSIEKLLETYQLDGRCLEIELTEQTLIEPSLMLDQALANLRKIGVGIALDDFGTCYSSLQYLANYPITSIKVDKSFVSGINNNNFNEIKVVLVNTIVSLGSSLNLMVTAEGIELEEQIKHLLNINCDYGQGYYFSKPLTSENIISLLVKDA, from the coding sequence ATGGCTTATAAAATTAAAAGTGAAAAAAGCTCTGAATGTGTCTTAGCAAAAAAAAGAAATATGAAATATATAGTCGTTTTTTTGATCTTAGCACTTGCTTGTACGTTTTCTATATTTTTATTGTACACAAAGAGTGTAATCACCTTAAATAAATCATTCAATAATTATAGTCGCGTCGCACAAGCAGTTAGTGACATAAGGAAACATACGCTTTTAAGTCAACTGTCACTAGTTGATTTAATATACATTCCTAACAAGCACGGACTGGAAAATATAGCTAGTCAAAATGACCATTATGATAATCAAGTTAATCGAGCATTTGACCTACTGGGTAAAGAATTTGTTGGAGATAAAAGTAGGGTAGATACGGTTAAACGGGTTTACTTAGATTGGCTCTCTGTCAGAGAACAAATTATTGCTAGAATTAGACTTAATGAAGAAAAGAGTTTATTACTTAACCAGCTACAACAAAATACGCAAAACATAAAAAAAATTAATAAGCAGTTAGAGTTTTTGACAAATACGGCTGAAAGTAAAGCTAACAATATTACACAAACGTCTTATAACGGTTCATTAGAATATTTACGTATTGAATTACTCATTTTAGTCTTACTGGCATCATGTTTGTTAATAGTTTTTTATACATTTCAGAGGTATATAAAAAATGAAAAACAAGCAGTATCGAGCCAACTTGCATGGTCAAACAAGCTTTTAGAATCATCTCCTGATGCAATGATAATTTCCGATAGAGACGGAGTTATCTCTCAAGTGAATAAGAGTGCAGAAGACCTTTTTGGTTACTCAAAAAGTGAATTTGTAAAATTAAACATTGCGACACTCATGCCGAAAAGGTTTGTTAATCATCACGAGAAAATAGCACTTTTTTTCAACCATTCGAGCGCGAGAATGATGGGGCTCGGAAAGACATTATATGCACTAAATAAGCAGGAAAAAGAATTTCCAGTTGAGATAAGTTTGAATCTAGCAGAGCTGAATAATCGCAAAGTGGCTATTACCGTTATTCGGGATATATCAGAGAAGAAACAAAATGAAGCGAAGTTAATACATCAAGCTAATTATGATTTACTGACCAACTTACCAAATAGGAAACTAATAAACGATAGACTTGACCAAGCTATTAGTCGGGCAAATCTAAGTAATAATAAATTTGGTGTGTTGTTTATCGACTTAGATCATTTCAAAAAGGCCAATGACCTCCACGGTCATGAATTCGGCGATAAGCTACTTATTTGTATTGCCAATGTACTTAGAGACTTATTACGAGTCGAAGATACAATTGGTCGACTTGGTGGCGATGAGTACCTAGTTATCATACCTGACATTATTCATAGTGAGTCACTGACTAATATAGTTGAAAAAATATTACTCGCTATTGAATGCATTGAGCCTATCGACGGAAAGAGTGTACAAATTGGCGCGAGTATTGGCATAAGCATTTATCCTGACTGTGGGCGTAATTGTGATCAATTAATTCGCAATGCTGATCTCGCTATGTATGACGCGAAAAAAAGTTTGGGTAAAAGCTCTTATGCATATTTTGAGGATGCGATGTTTATTCAGACAGCTGAATACTACGCATTAGAAATAGCTTTGCAGCAAGCTTATGAAAATAATGAATTTTACCTTGTTTATCAACCAAAATTCGAAATCAAATCTCAAAATATAATTGGTTTTGAAGCATTGCTGCGATGGAACAATTTTCGCTTCAGTCATTTAGTTCCAGAAGATTACATTCCTATTCTCGAGAAAAAAAACCTTATAAATAAGGTCGGCGATTTTGTGTTAAAAACATCCCTTGAAGCAATCAAGCACTGGCAGGATTTAACAGGAAAAGAGTTTCATGTTGCGGTAAACATATCTCCTTACCAGATGAAAGATCCGACATTCTCACGTTCCATTGAAAAACTTTTAGAAACGTATCAATTAGATGGACGTTGTTTAGAGATAGAGCTTACTGAACAAACACTCATTGAGCCCTCACTAATGTTAGATCAAGCATTAGCGAATTTAAGGAAAATAGGCGTTGGTATAGCGTTAGATGACTTTGGCACGTGTTATTCATCACTACAGTATTTAGCTAATTATCCTATTACATCCATAAAAGTCGACAAGTCTTTCGTTAGCGGGATCAATAATAATAACTTCAATGAAATCAAAGTTGTTTTGGTTAATACCATTGTATCGCTGGGGAGTTCTTTAAATCTAATGGTAACGGCTGAAGGAATTGAACTCGAGGAACAAATCAAACATCTCCTCAATATTAACTGTGATTATGGTCAAGGCTACTACTTTAGTAAGCCACTCACATCTGAAAATATTATTTCACTGCTTGTAAAAGACGCCTGA
- a CDS encoding helix-turn-helix domain-containing protein, with protein MKYVECNSIDVYIDNLNGLDVEATQVGSGRFFSTNRNVKLPLIEINHWRINTSILYHGALAQDKIYLSFPIERESQIIDGKVFGSDSILAVLPDEDLLVLHPKLVETMDFLIPLAVLQDYYKYQNLTDTLPSLKNLRNKTTFSNIETLKIKQLINYTLSVIDQVSQWNYLAAVDAQDTILVNILEILGESGGKKIICSSKHRVVVVKRALAAIHKEPKSNLTIVELSNICFCSIRTLEYSFKSILGCSPKAYLIKRRLNLIKHEIKCSPEKSISRIAIDFGVVNAGRFSNDYFMYFGEYPSDTRNK; from the coding sequence ATGAAGTACGTTGAGTGTAATAGTATTGATGTCTATATTGATAATTTAAATGGACTGGACGTAGAAGCAACGCAGGTTGGTAGTGGACGTTTTTTTAGCACAAATAGAAATGTTAAGCTCCCGCTGATTGAAATCAACCATTGGCGTATTAATACCAGCATCTTATATCATGGAGCTTTAGCACAGGATAAAATTTATCTCTCTTTCCCCATAGAAAGGGAATCACAAATAATAGATGGCAAGGTTTTCGGTAGCGACTCTATTTTAGCCGTTTTACCCGACGAAGATCTATTGGTTCTTCATCCTAAACTTGTTGAAACAATGGATTTTTTAATCCCTTTGGCAGTATTGCAAGATTACTATAAATACCAAAACCTTACTGATACTTTACCATCATTAAAAAACCTGAGAAATAAAACTACATTTTCAAATATTGAGACTTTAAAAATAAAACAGCTTATTAATTATACGTTAAGTGTTATTGACCAAGTAAGCCAATGGAATTATTTGGCCGCAGTAGACGCTCAGGATACGATTTTAGTAAACATATTAGAAATTTTGGGTGAATCTGGTGGCAAAAAGATAATCTGTAGTTCAAAACATAGAGTCGTTGTTGTTAAACGGGCGTTAGCTGCTATCCATAAAGAGCCTAAATCCAATTTAACTATCGTAGAATTATCTAATATCTGCTTTTGTAGTATAAGAACTTTAGAATATTCCTTTAAGTCTATCCTTGGATGTTCACCCAAGGCTTATCTTATAAAAAGAAGACTAAACCTTATTAAGCATGAAATAAAATGCAGTCCAGAGAAAAGTATTAGTAGAATCGCTATCGATTTTGGGGTAGTTAATGCAGGACGATTTTCCAATGACTATTTTATGTATTTTGGCGAGTACCCTTCGGATACACGGAATAAATAA
- a CDS encoding NADP-dependent oxidoreductase, translating to MTQTNTTNRQWVLSQRPSGEPTEDTLTLIETAIPVAGDQQMLLRTEFLSLDPYMRGRMSDAPSYADPVEIGEVMIGGTVSQVVDSNIDGFAPGDFVLSYNGWQDYAVSDGVGLTNLGKSSSHLSWALGILGMPGFTAWAGLKQIGAPKAGETIVVAAATGPVGATVGQIGKLLGCHVVGIAGGAEKCAYAVDELGFDACIDHKAADFAVQLAKVSSNGIDVYFESVGGKVLDAVIPLLNPNARIPLCGLVSQYNATNLPEGPDRMNWLMGQILRKKIKLQGFIIFDDFGHLYPDFATEMTAWVKSGKIKYREEIITGLENAPNAFIGLLNGESFGKRTIHVGQK from the coding sequence ATGACACAGACAAACACAACGAATCGACAATGGGTTCTTAGCCAACGTCCCTCAGGCGAGCCTACGGAAGACACGTTAACTTTGATTGAGACTGCCATCCCTGTTGCTGGCGACCAACAAATGCTACTGCGGACTGAGTTCCTTTCGCTTGATCCCTATATGCGGGGGCGGATGAGCGATGCACCATCTTATGCCGACCCAGTCGAAATAGGCGAGGTGATGATAGGCGGCACAGTGTCTCAAGTTGTTGATTCCAATATCGATGGCTTTGCTCCAGGCGACTTTGTACTTAGTTACAATGGTTGGCAGGACTATGCAGTGTCTGATGGCGTTGGGCTTACTAACCTCGGTAAGTCTTCGTCGCATCTTTCATGGGCGCTCGGTATTTTAGGCATGCCTGGGTTTACTGCTTGGGCTGGCCTGAAGCAGATTGGTGCACCAAAAGCAGGCGAAACCATTGTTGTGGCAGCTGCGACCGGTCCTGTCGGTGCCACTGTTGGTCAAATTGGCAAGCTACTTGGCTGCCATGTGGTTGGAATTGCGGGCGGTGCGGAAAAATGTGCCTATGCAGTAGACGAGTTGGGCTTTGACGCCTGCATCGACCATAAGGCTGCTGACTTTGCCGTCCAACTTGCTAAGGTGAGCTCAAACGGCATTGATGTCTATTTTGAAAGTGTCGGTGGTAAGGTCCTTGATGCTGTTATTCCGCTATTGAATCCGAACGCCCGAATCCCACTTTGCGGGCTGGTATCGCAATACAATGCTACCAATTTGCCAGAGGGGCCAGACAGGATGAACTGGCTGATGGGGCAGATCCTGCGCAAGAAAATAAAACTGCAGGGTTTCATTATTTTTGATGATTTTGGCCATCTGTATCCTGATTTCGCGACAGAGATGACTGCTTGGGTTAAAAGCGGCAAGATTAAATATCGAGAAGAGATTATCACAGGGTTAGAAAATGCCCCAAATGCATTCATAGGTCTACTTAATGGTGAAAGCTTTGGTAAGCGTACGATCCACGTTGGTCAAAAGTAA
- a CDS encoding iron-containing alcohol dehydrogenase, with the protein MKNFDFHNPTEILFGKGRIEDLNDHVPADAKVLIIYGGGSAERTGVLTQVRTALADRTLVEFGGIEPNPRYATTLNAVKAIADNDITFLLAVGGGSVIDATKFIAMAALYAGDPWEILTAGSTKVTQAMPFGTVLTLPATGSEMNNGGVITNPEKVAKLPFRSPHCYPIFSVLDPELTYTLPARQIANGAVDAFVHIVEQYLTYPSGAHVQDGFAESLLRTIIELGPKALETPEDYDIRASLMLTATLALNGLIGAGVPQDWASHMIGHEITALNDTDHARTLAVILPSLLNDQRGHKHEKLLQYARNVWGINEGSDAVRIDAAIDATRAFFEKLGIKTHLSDYDIAAPEIELIVSALEEHGMTALGEHKDITPTDVRRILEASL; encoded by the coding sequence ATGAAAAACTTTGACTTTCATAACCCCACAGAAATCCTCTTTGGCAAAGGCCGCATCGAAGACCTGAACGATCATGTTCCAGCAGATGCAAAAGTATTGATTATCTATGGCGGCGGTAGCGCAGAACGGACCGGCGTGTTAACACAAGTAAGAACAGCACTAGCTGATCGCACATTAGTCGAGTTCGGCGGTATAGAGCCAAATCCTCGTTATGCCACTACCCTTAATGCCGTTAAAGCAATCGCTGATAACGACATCACCTTTTTGCTTGCCGTGGGTGGTGGATCTGTTATTGATGCGACTAAATTCATTGCCATGGCGGCGCTTTATGCGGGTGACCCTTGGGAAATCCTTACTGCTGGCAGTACAAAAGTGACCCAGGCTATGCCGTTTGGTACTGTGCTAACACTGCCTGCAACAGGATCAGAGATGAATAATGGTGGAGTGATCACTAACCCAGAGAAGGTAGCCAAGCTTCCTTTTAGAAGTCCACATTGCTACCCAATTTTTTCTGTTCTCGATCCTGAGCTTACCTATACGCTGCCTGCTCGTCAGATTGCCAATGGTGCAGTAGATGCCTTTGTTCATATCGTCGAGCAGTATCTGACTTACCCCAGCGGCGCACACGTACAGGATGGTTTTGCCGAGTCTCTACTGCGCACCATTATTGAGCTTGGCCCTAAAGCGCTAGAGACACCAGAAGATTATGACATCCGCGCAAGTTTGATGTTGACGGCCACGCTGGCCTTGAATGGATTAATCGGTGCCGGAGTGCCACAAGATTGGGCTTCTCACATGATCGGACATGAGATTACCGCGCTCAATGATACCGACCACGCCCGTACACTTGCAGTTATATTGCCGTCATTATTGAATGATCAACGCGGCCACAAGCACGAAAAACTACTGCAATATGCTCGTAATGTTTGGGGGATCAACGAAGGTTCTGATGCCGTACGAATTGACGCTGCGATAGATGCTACGCGTGCATTCTTTGAGAAACTAGGCATTAAGACTCACTTAAGCGACTACGATATTGCCGCCCCAGAAATTGAACTTATCGTTAGTGCCTTGGAGGAACATGGCATGACGGCCCTTGGCGAACATAAAGACATCACCCCAACTGATGTGCGCCGGATTCTCGAAGCGTCACTTTAA
- the nhaA gene encoding Na+/H+ antiporter NhaA → MSYEIKEENRDHAPLERGFLKFSLPVESFINSQIVAGIVLLVSAIAAILMVNLGWQHSYEALSTLELTISLGDWAISHSLHYWINDGLMVLFFFILGLEIKYECLVGALSDLKDAGLVIVMALGGMVLPALIYSSIIWISESSNAYQGWGVPMATDTAFAIGILTLLGAKAPRAAYIILTGLAIVDDMGAVAVIGLFYTDQIIIQSLLWAGLTLLVLFFINLLGIRKPVFYLVGGFFLWWFILQSGVHATTAGLLAAMMVPTRPYTNKIWFRRKMQNVIHDFKDVDSEDTPILENEQQHALAVKAEDIAKQTTAPILRWGYTLDKPVSLIILPLFAFLNAGVMLPTVIPEFKDTVVTLAIILALVLGKGIGISFFAWLGLKVGAVRLPDGVTFSHIIGIGFLAGVGFTMSLFISVLAFEGQPALIEQAKLGILFGSLIAGIIGAAILFSVSKDEVK, encoded by the coding sequence ATGAGTTACGAAATAAAGGAAGAAAATCGTGATCATGCTCCATTAGAGCGTGGTTTTCTTAAGTTCTCATTGCCTGTTGAGTCATTTATCAATAGTCAGATCGTAGCTGGAATCGTATTACTTGTTTCAGCAATAGCAGCCATTCTTATGGTTAATTTAGGATGGCAACACAGTTATGAAGCCCTAAGTACACTTGAGCTAACTATTTCTCTTGGCGATTGGGCTATAAGTCATTCATTACATTACTGGATCAATGACGGTTTAATGGTGTTGTTCTTTTTCATTTTAGGGCTAGAAATTAAATATGAATGCTTGGTCGGAGCGCTAAGCGATTTAAAAGATGCTGGATTAGTTATTGTTATGGCACTGGGGGGGATGGTGCTTCCGGCACTAATATATTCTAGTATTATTTGGATTAGTGAGTCGTCCAACGCTTATCAAGGCTGGGGTGTGCCTATGGCCACAGACACGGCTTTTGCGATAGGTATTCTCACACTGTTAGGCGCTAAAGCCCCTCGAGCGGCTTACATTATTCTTACTGGTTTAGCCATTGTTGATGACATGGGAGCAGTAGCTGTTATTGGTTTATTTTATACCGACCAAATTATTATCCAGTCACTTCTATGGGCGGGGCTCACTCTATTAGTCCTGTTTTTTATAAACCTTCTTGGTATCAGGAAACCTGTCTTTTATTTAGTGGGCGGTTTTTTTCTTTGGTGGTTTATTCTTCAATCAGGCGTACATGCAACCACCGCAGGTCTGTTAGCCGCAATGATGGTGCCGACACGTCCGTATACCAACAAAATCTGGTTTCGGCGTAAAATGCAAAATGTTATCCATGATTTTAAGGACGTAGACAGTGAAGATACTCCTATCCTTGAAAATGAACAACAACATGCACTGGCTGTAAAGGCCGAAGATATTGCCAAGCAAACGACAGCGCCAATATTACGCTGGGGATATACACTAGATAAACCTGTCAGTTTGATTATTCTACCTTTGTTTGCGTTTTTAAATGCAGGCGTAATGTTACCTACGGTCATTCCTGAATTTAAAGATACTGTGGTCACACTGGCGATAATACTCGCATTGGTTTTAGGAAAGGGGATTGGTATTAGCTTTTTTGCCTGGTTGGGATTAAAAGTAGGTGCGGTAAGATTGCCTGATGGTGTGACATTTTCTCATATCATTGGTATCGGTTTTTTGGCGGGTGTAGGCTTTACAATGTCATTATTTATATCAGTATTAGCATTTGAGGGACAACCCGCTTTAATTGAACAAGCAAAACTAGGTATCCTTTTCGGTTCATTAATTGCCGGTATAATAGGAGCTGCTATATTGTTTTCGGTTTCTAAAGATGAGGTTAAATAG
- a CDS encoding coiled coil domain-containing protein — protein sequence MSKKQAYEKKLQAQLDEWSAQIDRLKAKADGKAADEQLEYYQRIEELESMKQSANKKLNELKQASDDAWEDVKVGIDSAWDSLSAAFKSASSRFK from the coding sequence ATGAGTAAGAAACAAGCATACGAAAAAAAATTGCAGGCGCAACTCGATGAGTGGAGTGCCCAAATTGATAGACTGAAAGCAAAAGCCGATGGTAAAGCTGCTGATGAGCAGTTGGAGTACTATCAAAGAATAGAGGAACTTGAGTCGATGAAACAATCTGCCAATAAAAAACTTAATGAGCTTAAACAAGCCAGTGATGATGCTTGGGAAGACGTAAAAGTCGGCATTGATAGCGCCTGGGATTCGCTCAGTGCAGCATTTAAGTCAGCGAGTTCAAGGTTTAAGTAA
- a CDS encoding thiol-disulfide oxidoreductase DCC family protein, translating to MIIFYDGNCPLCSIEMQQLKHADIHQKIILEDLNALDFSLRYPSIDVNQAMMYLQAQTLSGEMIYGLDVTCQAWEIVGKHRWLKLIRLPIIRLFADLGYRFFAKYRHSISKFLMPNSSCSNGQCHRKLKSDKR from the coding sequence ATGATCATTTTCTACGATGGCAATTGCCCACTATGCAGCATCGAAATGCAGCAACTAAAACATGCTGATATTCATCAAAAAATCATCCTTGAAGATCTTAATGCGCTTGATTTTAGTCTTCGATACCCAAGTATTGATGTCAATCAGGCAATGATGTACTTACAAGCACAAACACTATCGGGTGAAATGATTTACGGCCTTGATGTGACTTGTCAGGCGTGGGAGATTGTTGGAAAACATCGCTGGTTAAAACTTATCCGCTTACCCATCATTCGCTTATTTGCCGACCTTGGATATCGCTTTTTTGCAAAGTATAGGCATTCTATTAGTAAATTTTTAATGCCCAATTCAAGCTGTTCTAACGGTCAGTGTCATAGGAAACTAAAATCTGACAAACGATAA